Proteins encoded within one genomic window of Panicum virgatum strain AP13 chromosome 1N, P.virgatum_v5, whole genome shotgun sequence:
- the LOC120657148 gene encoding APO protein 2, chloroplastic-like, which yields MRPSTSASALLRPPTCPSTSASALLHPPTCPSRLPQLRSFVGFRWSAPRFQVRERAGAVVGVVNGTTGCSLRLGVPALTVCRPHQRAAVIRNEHAQNADLPRKYSKREKKPFPIPVLELRRRAKERMKAAQGKPKRPLPPPKNGMLVHRLIPVAYKVYNARILLINNLRKLMKVVPVKGCKYCSEIHVGSVGHPFRTCRGMMSDQRRGEHDWGSTLVEAVFLPVEAYHLEDRLGKRIPHEQRFAVPRIPALVELCIQAGVDLPEYPTKRRRKPIIKIGRNEFVDADEDDLPEAEPDRFKQTLLEELHFDEIIAPSTPEETAALAEETLEAWETVRDGALKLMKGYAVRVCGYCPEVHVGPTGHKARNCGAFKHQQRNGQHGWQAAVLDDLIPPRYVWHMPESGEELQRELKTFYGQAPAVVEMCIQGGAKVPEKYKGTMRLDIGIPSSLKEAEMVI from the exons ATGCGCCCCTCCACGTCCGCCTCGGCCCTACTCCGTCCGCCGACCTGCCCCTCCACGTCCGCCTCGGCCCTGCTCCATCCGCCGACCTGCCCCTCCCGTCTCCCCCAGCTCCGCAGCTTCGTCGGTTTCCGGTGGTCGGCCCCCCGCTTCCAG GTTAGGGAGCGAGCGGGTGCGGTCGTAGGGGTTGTCAATGGCACGACTGGATGCAGCTTGAGGCTCGG AGTACCTGCTTTAACTGTCTGCCGACCTCATCAAAGGGCTGCTGTCATTAGAAATGAACATGCTCAGAATGCTGACTTGCCCCGAAAATACTCAAAAAGGGAGAAGAAACCATTTCCTATACCAGTGCTGGAGTTAAGACGCCGTGCAAAGGAAAGGATGAAGGCAGCACAAGGGAAACCGAAACGACCACTGCCTCCACCGAAAAATGGAATGCTAGTGCATAGACTGATACCAGTTGCCTACAAAGTGTACAATGCAAGAATTTTGCTGATCAACAACTTGAGGAAGCTCATGAAAGTAGTACCTGTAAAAGGCTGCAA ATATTGCAGTGAGATACATGTCGGATCTGTTGGACATCCTTTCCGAACATGCCGAGGAATGATGTCAGATCAACGTAGAGGAGAACATGACTGGGGAAGTACTTTAGTGGAAGCTGTTTTCTTACCGGTTGAAGCCTACCATCTAGAGGACCGCCTAGGGAAACGTATCCCTCATGAACAGAGGTTTGCTGTACCCCGCATTCCCGCTCTTGTGGAACTTTGCATTCAAGCTGGAGTTGACCTCCCTGAGTATCCCACAAAGCGTCGAAGAAAGCCAATAATTAAAATAGGAAGAAACGAGTTTGTTGATGCAGATGAAGATGACCTACCAGAAGCAGAGCCTGACAGATTTAAGCAGACACTTCTTGAAGAACTACATTTTGATGAGATTATCGCTCCATCTACCCCAGAGGAGACAGCAGCTCTTGCCGAGGAAACACTCGAAGCTTGGGAGACCGTCAGGGATGGTGCCTTGAAGCTTATGAAAGGCTATGCTGTGAGGGTTTGCGGATACTGCCCTGAGGTGCATGTCGGCCCAACTGGCCACAAAGCACGAAACTGTGGAGCCTTCAAGCATCAGCAGAGGAATGGGCAGCATGGGTGGCAAGCAGCAGTGCTCGATGACCTAATACCTCCTAGATATGTCTGGCACATGCCAGAATCTGGGGAAGAACTGCAGAGGGAGCTGAAGACCTTCTATGGGCAGGCACCAGCTGTAGTTGAGATGTGCATTCAGGGTGGCGCCAAAGTGCCAGAGAAGTACAAAGGCACAATGAGACTAGATATAGGAATTCCGTCTAGTTTGAAGGAGGCTGAAATGGTCATCTGA
- the LOC120657149 gene encoding dynein light chain LC6, flagellar outer arm-like, giving the protein MREQQGSGEAPGRRGGAVRSLLGVERRLVEGGAEGKQAAGAAAGGGEKEERKAVVRVVAADMPPALQRRAFRCARDELAAMPHYPRRLEPKRLALALKKEFDTAYGPAWHCIVGTSFGSYVTHARGGFLYFSVDKVYILLFRTAVEPSPH; this is encoded by the exons ATGAGGGAGCAGCAGGGGTCCGGCGAGGCGCCGGGGCGCCGGGGCGGGGCCGTCAGGTCGCTGCTGGGTGTCGAGCGTCGGCTCGTGGAGGGCGGCGCCGAGGGGAAgcaggcggcgggcgcggccgccggcggtggcgagaaggaggagaggaaggccGTGGTGAGGGTGGTGGCCGCCGACATGCCGCCCGCGCTGCAGCGGCGCGCGTTCCGCTGCGCCCGCGACGAGCTCGCCGCGATGCCGCACTACCCGCGGCGGCTCGAGCCCAAGCGCCTCGCCCTCGCGCTCAAGAAG GAGTTTGATACTGCATACGGGCCAGCTTGGCACTGCATCGTGGGGACGAGTTTCGGTTCATATGTCACGCACGCCCGGGGTGGATTCTTGTACTTTTCCGTCGATAAGGTCTACATCCTGCTCTTCAGGACGGCTGTGGAGCCCTCACCTCATTGA